In the genome of Raphanus sativus cultivar WK10039 chromosome 4, ASM80110v3, whole genome shotgun sequence, one region contains:
- the LOC108832834 gene encoding myosin-16 isoform X1, whose amino-acid sequence MGENILVDSHVWVEDPETAWTHGVVVNIKGDEADVKTNDDREVIAKLSKLYPKDDEAPSEGVEDMTRLSYLHEPAVLNNLATRYELNEIYTYTGNILIAVNPFQGLPHLYDAEVMEKYKEASFKELSPHVFAIGGIAYREMINEDRNKCILVSGESGSGKTETTKMLMRYLAFFGGHTAGEGRTVENQVLESNPVLEAFGNAKTVKNNNSSRFGKFVEIQFDDVGRISGAAIRTYLLERSRVCQVSDPERNYHCFYLLCAAPPEDVERFKLGDPKSFRYLNQSSCYELDGVNDAEEYLATRKAMDVVGISETEQDAIFRVVAAILHLGNIEFCKGEDADSSSLKDEQSNFHLQMTSELLMCDPHSLEDALCKRMMVTPEEVIKRSLDPLGAAVSRDGLAKTIYSRLFDWLVNKINISIGQDSQSRRLIGVLDIYGFESFKTNSFEQFCINYTNEKLQQHFNQHVFKMEQSEYEKEEIDWSYVEFVDNKDVVDLIEKKPGGIIALLDETCMLPKSTPETFSEKLYQTFKNHKRFIKPKLTRSDFTLVHYAGEVQYQSDQFLDKNKDYVVAEHQDLLNASKCSFVSGLFPPLPKASSKSKFSSIGARFKLQLQQLMETLNLTEPHYIRCVKPNNLLQPTVFDNANVLHQLRSGGVLEAIRVKCAGYPTNRTFIEFLKRFMILAPEILKGEYEADVACKWILDKKGLTGFQIGKSKVFLRAGQMAELDAHRTKVLGEAAKMIQGQVRTRLTRERYVLLRRASVNIQANWRANLARKISRYMRREEAAIKIQKNLRRQIAIKDYGNTKSSAVTLQSGVRTMVARHEFHYKLKSKAATVIQAYWRGYSAVSDYKKLKKASLVYQSKLRGRIARKQLGQSNQAEEKKETEHERDVELSNPAKEAVDKSFEKHSDESDDEEMRHERETKHSIQADDGIEKSFVKHAEHSDEEEIGQTKHSIQADDAIEKSFVKHSDESDDEEIGHEREKKHTNQGDDGIEKSFVMHSEHSSDEEKGHEQQTTHTIQGDDGVEKSFVMHSDHSSDEEKGHERQKEHTIQADDGIEKSLILDSKNPFSNFSDVSHITNPFRDTEVESLTAEVEMLKALLVVEKQRADISERKCDEARELGERRRKRLEETERRVYQLQDSLNRLLYSMSDQFSQLKSILRSPSMSSTLASVPVVRDDLADSSENSEASSTESDFTFPAPSSSSADNPNQLQVIVQDLSTTEAKGTENSDSKKKGGFEDYF is encoded by the exons ATGGGTGAGAACATATTGGTGGATTCTCATGTTTGGGTGGAAGACCCAGAGACTGCTTGGACTCATGGGGTTGTAGTTAATATCAAGGGAGACGAAGCAGATGTTAAAACCAATGATGATAGAGAG GTTATTGCTAAACTATCAAAACTCTATCCAAAAGACGATGAAGCTCCTTCAGAGGGAGTAGAGGACATGACAAGATTATCTTATCTCCATGAGCCTGCAGTTCTCAACAACTTGGCTACCAGATATGAGCTGAATGAAATTTAT ACTTATACAGGAAACATTCTTATTGCTGTCAATCCCTTTCAAGGACTCCCTCATCTCTATGATGCTGAGGTTATGGAGAAGTACAAGGAAGCCTCCTTCAAAGAATTGAGTCCTCATGTTTTTGCAATTGGTGGCATTGCATATAG GGAAATGATCAATGAGGATAGGAATAAATGTATATTGGTCAGTGGTGAAAGTGGGTCTGGAAAGACAGAGACGACTAAGATGCTCATGCGTTACCTTGCATTCTTTGGAGGGCATACTGCAGGTGAAGGAAGGACTGTTGAAAACCAAGTTTTAGAA TCAAATCCAGTTCTCGAGGCATTTGGAAATGCGAAGACTGTGAAGAACAACAATTCCAG TCGTTTTGGGAAATTTGTGGAGATTCAGTTTGATGACGTGGGTCGGATATCTGGGGCAGCCATCAGAACCTACCTTTTGGAGAGGTCTCGTGTTTGCCAAGTGTCAGATCCTGAACGCAATTACCACTGCTTTTACCTCCTGTGTGCTGCTCCTCCAGAG GATGTTGAGAGATTTAAATTGGGCGACCCCAAGTCATTTCGGTATCTTAACCAATCTAGCTGCTACGAACTTGATGGTGTAAACGATGCAGAGGAGTATCTTGCTACTAGAAAAGCTATGGATGTAGTTGGAATAAGTGAAACAGAACAG GATGCAATTTTCAGAGTTGTGGCTGCCATTCTCCATCTTGGAAATATTGAATTTTGCAAGGGAGAAGATGCTGATTCATCATCTCTAAAAGATGAACAGTCAAATTTTCATCTCCAAATGACATCAGAATTGCTCAT GTGTGATCCTCATTCCTTAGAAGATGCTTTGTGCAAGCGTATGATGGTCACCCCAGAAGAAGTTATCAAAAGAAGTCTTGATCCTCTTGGTGCCGCTGTTAGTAGGGATGGTTTAGCAAAGACAATATATTCTAGACTCTTTGATTG gttggtaaacaaaataaacatcTCTATCGGGCAAGATTCTCAGTCTAGGCGCTTGATCGGAGTCCTTGACATTTATGGTTTTGAGAGCTTTAAAACCAATAG TTTTGAACAGTTCTGTATTAACTACACGAATGAAAAGCTGCAACAACATTTCAACCAG CATGTATTCAAAATGGAACAAAGTGaatatgaaaaagaagaaatagaTTGGAGCTATGTGGAGTTCGTTGATAACAAAGATGTCGTGGATCTGATTGAAAAG AAGCCCGGTGGTATCATTGCTCTTCTAGATGAAACATg CATGCTACCCAAATCAACTCCTGAAACATTTTCTGAGAAGCTGTATCAAACATTCAAGAATCATAAGCGCTTCATTAAACCAAAACTGACTCGATCAGATTTTACTTTAGTTCATTATGCAGGGGAG gtTCAGTACCAGTCCGATCAGTTTTTAGACAAAAACAAAGACTATGTTGTTGCCGAGCATCAGGATTTGTTAAATGCTTCCAAATGTTCTTTTGTGTCAGGACTTTTTCCTCCTCTTCCTAAAGCGAGTAGCAAGTCTAAGTTTTCCTCCATTGGCGCTCGTTTCAAG CTACAATTGCAACAGCTGATGGAGACGCTGAATTTAACGGAACCGCACTACATCAGATGTGTTAAGCCAAACAATTTGTTGCAGCCAACAGTGTTTGACAATGCCAATGTCTTGCATCAGTTACGCTCTGGG GGTGTTCTTGAGGCCATCAGAGTGAAATGCGCTGGATATCCAACAAATAGGACTTTCATCGAATTCTTAAAACGGTTTATGATTCTTGCACCGGAGATTCTGAAAGGAGA GTATGAAGCAGATGTTGCATGCAAGTGGATTTTGGACAAAAAGGGGCTCACAGGTTTCCAA ATTGGAAAAAGTAAAGTTTTCCTGAGAGCTGGTCAGATGGCTGAGCTAGATGCACACAGAACGAAAGTCCTCGGTGAAGCAGCGAAGATGATTCAAGGGCAAGTTAGAACCCGTCTCACAAGAGAACGATATGTGCTCTTGCGGAGGGCTTCAGTTAATATACAAGCTAATTGGAGAG CAAACCTTGCACGAAAGATATCAAGGTACATGAGAAGGGAGGAAGCTGCcattaaaattcagaaaaactTACGTAGACAGATTGCAATTAAAGATTATGGGAATACCAAATCTTCGGCAGTCACGTTGCAAAGTGGAGTCCGGACAATGGTTGCACGCCATGAGTTCCATTATAAATTGAAGTCTAAGGCAGCGACTGTGATCCAG GCTTACTGGCGTGGTTACAGTGCTGTATCTGACTACAAGAAACTGAAAAAAGCTTCTCTTGTTTATCAAAGTAAACTCAGAGGAAGAATTGCTAGAAAACAGTTGGGACAGTCAAATCAG GCTGAGGAAAAGAAAGAGACAGAACATGAAAGAGATGTGGAACTTTCCAATCCAGCAAAAGAGGCAGTTGATAAGTCCTTTGAAAAGCATTCagatgaaagtgatgatgaagagatgagacaTGAAAGAGAGACAAAACATTCCATCCAAGCAGATGATGGCATTGAAAAGTCTTTTGTAAAGCATGCAGAGCATAGCGATGAGGAAGAAATAGGACAGACAAAACATTCCATCCAAGCAGACGATGCAATTGAAAAGTCCTTTGTAAAGCATTCagatgaaagtgatgatgaagaGATAGGACATGAACGAGAGAAAAAACATACCAACCAAGGAGATGATGGAATTGAAAAGTCCTTTGTAATGCATTCAGAGCATAGTAGTGATGAAGAGAAAGGACATGAACAACAGACAACACATACCATCCAAGGAGATGATGGAGTTGAAAAGTCCTTTGTAATGCATTCAGACCACAGTAGTGATGAAGAGAAAGGACATGAACGACAGAAAGAGCATACCATCCAAGCAGATGATGGAATTGAAAAGTCATTGATTCTGGATTCAAAGAACCCTTTCAGCAATTTTTCTGATGTAAGCCATATAACAAACCCTTTCCGTGATACAGAAGTTGAGTCCCTTACTGCCGAAGTTGAGATGTTGAAG GCCTTGTTGGTAGTTGAGAAACAGAGAGCTGACATTTCCGAAAGAAAGTGTGATGAAGCACGAGAACTTGGTGAGAGAAGACGCAAAAGATTAGAAGAAACAGAAAGAAGAGTTTACCAACTACAAGACTCCTTGAACAG GTTGTTATATTCTATGTCGGACCAGTTCTCTCAACTGAAGTCCATCCTGAGATCTCCTTCTATGTCTTCAACGTTGGCTTCGGTGCCCGTTGTACGTGATGATCTTGCTGACAGCTCTGAGAACTCTGAAGCTTCATCGACTGAATCTGATTTCACATTTCCAgctccctcttcttcttctgcagatAATCCAAATCAGCTGCAAGTCATTGTTCAAGATCTATCAACCACAGAGGCCAAAG GAACAGAGAACTCTGACAGTAAGAAGAAAGGGGGCTTTGAAGATTACTTTTGA
- the LOC108832834 gene encoding myosin-16 isoform X3, protein MEKYKEASFKELSPHVFAIGGIAYREMINEDRNKCILVSGESGSGKTETTKMLMRYLAFFGGHTAGEGRTVENQVLESNPVLEAFGNAKTVKNNNSSRFGKFVEIQFDDVGRISGAAIRTYLLERSRVCQVSDPERNYHCFYLLCAAPPEDVERFKLGDPKSFRYLNQSSCYELDGVNDAEEYLATRKAMDVVGISETEQDAIFRVVAAILHLGNIEFCKGEDADSSSLKDEQSNFHLQMTSELLMCDPHSLEDALCKRMMVTPEEVIKRSLDPLGAAVSRDGLAKTIYSRLFDWLVNKINISIGQDSQSRRLIGVLDIYGFESFKTNSFEQFCINYTNEKLQQHFNQHVFKMEQSEYEKEEIDWSYVEFVDNKDVVDLIEKKPGGIIALLDETCMLPKSTPETFSEKLYQTFKNHKRFIKPKLTRSDFTLVHYAGEVQYQSDQFLDKNKDYVVAEHQDLLNASKCSFVSGLFPPLPKASSKSKFSSIGARFKLQLQQLMETLNLTEPHYIRCVKPNNLLQPTVFDNANVLHQLRSGGVLEAIRVKCAGYPTNRTFIEFLKRFMILAPEILKGEYEADVACKWILDKKGLTGFQIGKSKVFLRAGQMAELDAHRTKVLGEAAKMIQGQVRTRLTRERYVLLRRASVNIQANWRANLARKISRYMRREEAAIKIQKNLRRQIAIKDYGNTKSSAVTLQSGVRTMVARHEFHYKLKSKAATVIQAYWRGYSAVSDYKKLKKASLVYQSKLRGRIARKQLGQSNQAEEKKETEHERDVELSNPAKEAVDKSFEKHSDESDDEEMRHERETKHSIQADDGIEKSFVKHAEHSDEEEIGQTKHSIQADDAIEKSFVKHSDESDDEEIGHEREKKHTNQGDDGIEKSFVMHSEHSSDEEKGHEQQTTHTIQGDDGVEKSFVMHSDHSSDEEKGHERQKEHTIQADDGIEKSLILDSKNPFSNFSDVSHITNPFRDTEVESLTAEVEMLKALLVVEKQRADISERKCDEARELGERRRKRLEETERRVYQLQDSLNRLLYSMSDQFSQLKSILRSPSMSSTLASVPVVRDDLADSSENSEASSTESDFTFPAPSSSSADNPNQLQVIVQDLSTTEAKGTENSDSKKKGGFEDYF, encoded by the exons ATGGAGAAGTACAAGGAAGCCTCCTTCAAAGAATTGAGTCCTCATGTTTTTGCAATTGGTGGCATTGCATATAG GGAAATGATCAATGAGGATAGGAATAAATGTATATTGGTCAGTGGTGAAAGTGGGTCTGGAAAGACAGAGACGACTAAGATGCTCATGCGTTACCTTGCATTCTTTGGAGGGCATACTGCAGGTGAAGGAAGGACTGTTGAAAACCAAGTTTTAGAA TCAAATCCAGTTCTCGAGGCATTTGGAAATGCGAAGACTGTGAAGAACAACAATTCCAG TCGTTTTGGGAAATTTGTGGAGATTCAGTTTGATGACGTGGGTCGGATATCTGGGGCAGCCATCAGAACCTACCTTTTGGAGAGGTCTCGTGTTTGCCAAGTGTCAGATCCTGAACGCAATTACCACTGCTTTTACCTCCTGTGTGCTGCTCCTCCAGAG GATGTTGAGAGATTTAAATTGGGCGACCCCAAGTCATTTCGGTATCTTAACCAATCTAGCTGCTACGAACTTGATGGTGTAAACGATGCAGAGGAGTATCTTGCTACTAGAAAAGCTATGGATGTAGTTGGAATAAGTGAAACAGAACAG GATGCAATTTTCAGAGTTGTGGCTGCCATTCTCCATCTTGGAAATATTGAATTTTGCAAGGGAGAAGATGCTGATTCATCATCTCTAAAAGATGAACAGTCAAATTTTCATCTCCAAATGACATCAGAATTGCTCAT GTGTGATCCTCATTCCTTAGAAGATGCTTTGTGCAAGCGTATGATGGTCACCCCAGAAGAAGTTATCAAAAGAAGTCTTGATCCTCTTGGTGCCGCTGTTAGTAGGGATGGTTTAGCAAAGACAATATATTCTAGACTCTTTGATTG gttggtaaacaaaataaacatcTCTATCGGGCAAGATTCTCAGTCTAGGCGCTTGATCGGAGTCCTTGACATTTATGGTTTTGAGAGCTTTAAAACCAATAG TTTTGAACAGTTCTGTATTAACTACACGAATGAAAAGCTGCAACAACATTTCAACCAG CATGTATTCAAAATGGAACAAAGTGaatatgaaaaagaagaaatagaTTGGAGCTATGTGGAGTTCGTTGATAACAAAGATGTCGTGGATCTGATTGAAAAG AAGCCCGGTGGTATCATTGCTCTTCTAGATGAAACATg CATGCTACCCAAATCAACTCCTGAAACATTTTCTGAGAAGCTGTATCAAACATTCAAGAATCATAAGCGCTTCATTAAACCAAAACTGACTCGATCAGATTTTACTTTAGTTCATTATGCAGGGGAG gtTCAGTACCAGTCCGATCAGTTTTTAGACAAAAACAAAGACTATGTTGTTGCCGAGCATCAGGATTTGTTAAATGCTTCCAAATGTTCTTTTGTGTCAGGACTTTTTCCTCCTCTTCCTAAAGCGAGTAGCAAGTCTAAGTTTTCCTCCATTGGCGCTCGTTTCAAG CTACAATTGCAACAGCTGATGGAGACGCTGAATTTAACGGAACCGCACTACATCAGATGTGTTAAGCCAAACAATTTGTTGCAGCCAACAGTGTTTGACAATGCCAATGTCTTGCATCAGTTACGCTCTGGG GGTGTTCTTGAGGCCATCAGAGTGAAATGCGCTGGATATCCAACAAATAGGACTTTCATCGAATTCTTAAAACGGTTTATGATTCTTGCACCGGAGATTCTGAAAGGAGA GTATGAAGCAGATGTTGCATGCAAGTGGATTTTGGACAAAAAGGGGCTCACAGGTTTCCAA ATTGGAAAAAGTAAAGTTTTCCTGAGAGCTGGTCAGATGGCTGAGCTAGATGCACACAGAACGAAAGTCCTCGGTGAAGCAGCGAAGATGATTCAAGGGCAAGTTAGAACCCGTCTCACAAGAGAACGATATGTGCTCTTGCGGAGGGCTTCAGTTAATATACAAGCTAATTGGAGAG CAAACCTTGCACGAAAGATATCAAGGTACATGAGAAGGGAGGAAGCTGCcattaaaattcagaaaaactTACGTAGACAGATTGCAATTAAAGATTATGGGAATACCAAATCTTCGGCAGTCACGTTGCAAAGTGGAGTCCGGACAATGGTTGCACGCCATGAGTTCCATTATAAATTGAAGTCTAAGGCAGCGACTGTGATCCAG GCTTACTGGCGTGGTTACAGTGCTGTATCTGACTACAAGAAACTGAAAAAAGCTTCTCTTGTTTATCAAAGTAAACTCAGAGGAAGAATTGCTAGAAAACAGTTGGGACAGTCAAATCAG GCTGAGGAAAAGAAAGAGACAGAACATGAAAGAGATGTGGAACTTTCCAATCCAGCAAAAGAGGCAGTTGATAAGTCCTTTGAAAAGCATTCagatgaaagtgatgatgaagagatgagacaTGAAAGAGAGACAAAACATTCCATCCAAGCAGATGATGGCATTGAAAAGTCTTTTGTAAAGCATGCAGAGCATAGCGATGAGGAAGAAATAGGACAGACAAAACATTCCATCCAAGCAGACGATGCAATTGAAAAGTCCTTTGTAAAGCATTCagatgaaagtgatgatgaagaGATAGGACATGAACGAGAGAAAAAACATACCAACCAAGGAGATGATGGAATTGAAAAGTCCTTTGTAATGCATTCAGAGCATAGTAGTGATGAAGAGAAAGGACATGAACAACAGACAACACATACCATCCAAGGAGATGATGGAGTTGAAAAGTCCTTTGTAATGCATTCAGACCACAGTAGTGATGAAGAGAAAGGACATGAACGACAGAAAGAGCATACCATCCAAGCAGATGATGGAATTGAAAAGTCATTGATTCTGGATTCAAAGAACCCTTTCAGCAATTTTTCTGATGTAAGCCATATAACAAACCCTTTCCGTGATACAGAAGTTGAGTCCCTTACTGCCGAAGTTGAGATGTTGAAG GCCTTGTTGGTAGTTGAGAAACAGAGAGCTGACATTTCCGAAAGAAAGTGTGATGAAGCACGAGAACTTGGTGAGAGAAGACGCAAAAGATTAGAAGAAACAGAAAGAAGAGTTTACCAACTACAAGACTCCTTGAACAG GTTGTTATATTCTATGTCGGACCAGTTCTCTCAACTGAAGTCCATCCTGAGATCTCCTTCTATGTCTTCAACGTTGGCTTCGGTGCCCGTTGTACGTGATGATCTTGCTGACAGCTCTGAGAACTCTGAAGCTTCATCGACTGAATCTGATTTCACATTTCCAgctccctcttcttcttctgcagatAATCCAAATCAGCTGCAAGTCATTGTTCAAGATCTATCAACCACAGAGGCCAAAG GAACAGAGAACTCTGACAGTAAGAAGAAAGGGGGCTTTGAAGATTACTTTTGA
- the LOC108832834 gene encoding myosin-16 isoform X2: protein MGENILVDSHVWVEDPETAWTHGVVVNIKGDEADVKTNDDREVIAKLSKLYPKDDEAPSEGVEDMTRLSYLHEPAVLNNLATRYELNEIYTYTGNILIAVNPFQGLPHLYDAEVMEKYKEASFKELSPHVFAIGGIAYREMINEDRNKCILVSGESGSGKTETTKMLMRYLAFFGGHTAGEGRTVENQVLESNPVLEAFGNAKTVKNNNSSRFGKFVEIQFDDVGRISGAAIRTYLLERSRVCQVSDPERNYHCFYLLCAAPPEDVERFKLGDPKSFRYLNQSSCYELDGVNDAEEYLATRKAMDVVGISETEQDAIFRVVAAILHLGNIEFCKGEDADSSSLKDEQSNFHLQMTSELLMCDPHSLEDALCKRMMVTPEEVIKRSLDPLGAAVSRDGLAKTIYSRLFDWLVNKINISIGQDSQSRRLIGVLDIYGFESFKTNSFEQFCINYTNEKLQQHFNQHVFKMEQSEYEKEEIDWSYVEFVDNKDVVDLIEKKPGGIIALLDETCMLPKSTPETFSEKLYQTFKNHKRFIKPKLTRSDFTLVHYAGEVQYQSDQFLDKNKDYVVAEHQDLLNASKCSFVSGLFPPLPKASSKSKFSSIGARFKLQLQQLMETLNLTEPHYIRCVKPNNLLQPTVFDNANVLHQLRSGGVLEAIRVKCAGYPTNRTFIEFLKRFMILAPEILKGEYEADVACKWILDKKGLTGFQIGKSKVFLRAGQMAELDAHRTKVLGEAAKMIQGQVRTRLTRERYVLLRRASVNIQANWRANLARKISRYMRREEAAIKIQKNLRRQIAIKDYGNTKSSAVTLQSGVRTMVARHEFHYKLKSKAATVIQAYWRGYSAVSDYKKLKKASLVYQSKLRGRIARKQLGQSNQAEEKKETEHERDVELSNPAKEAVDKSFEKHSDESDDEEMRHERETKHSIQADDGIEKSFVKHAEHSDEEEIGQTKHSIQADDAIEKSFVKHSDESDDEEIGHEREKKHTNQGDDGIEKSFVMHSEHSSDEEKGHEQQTTHTIQGDDGVEKSFVMHSDHSSDEEKGHERQKEHTIQADDGIEKSLILDSKNPFSNFSDVSHITNPFRDTEVESLTAEVEMLKALLVVEKQRADISERKCDEARELGERRRKRLEETERRVYQLQDSLNSVFQVVIFYVGPVLSTEVHPEISFYVFNVGFGARCT, encoded by the exons ATGGGTGAGAACATATTGGTGGATTCTCATGTTTGGGTGGAAGACCCAGAGACTGCTTGGACTCATGGGGTTGTAGTTAATATCAAGGGAGACGAAGCAGATGTTAAAACCAATGATGATAGAGAG GTTATTGCTAAACTATCAAAACTCTATCCAAAAGACGATGAAGCTCCTTCAGAGGGAGTAGAGGACATGACAAGATTATCTTATCTCCATGAGCCTGCAGTTCTCAACAACTTGGCTACCAGATATGAGCTGAATGAAATTTAT ACTTATACAGGAAACATTCTTATTGCTGTCAATCCCTTTCAAGGACTCCCTCATCTCTATGATGCTGAGGTTATGGAGAAGTACAAGGAAGCCTCCTTCAAAGAATTGAGTCCTCATGTTTTTGCAATTGGTGGCATTGCATATAG GGAAATGATCAATGAGGATAGGAATAAATGTATATTGGTCAGTGGTGAAAGTGGGTCTGGAAAGACAGAGACGACTAAGATGCTCATGCGTTACCTTGCATTCTTTGGAGGGCATACTGCAGGTGAAGGAAGGACTGTTGAAAACCAAGTTTTAGAA TCAAATCCAGTTCTCGAGGCATTTGGAAATGCGAAGACTGTGAAGAACAACAATTCCAG TCGTTTTGGGAAATTTGTGGAGATTCAGTTTGATGACGTGGGTCGGATATCTGGGGCAGCCATCAGAACCTACCTTTTGGAGAGGTCTCGTGTTTGCCAAGTGTCAGATCCTGAACGCAATTACCACTGCTTTTACCTCCTGTGTGCTGCTCCTCCAGAG GATGTTGAGAGATTTAAATTGGGCGACCCCAAGTCATTTCGGTATCTTAACCAATCTAGCTGCTACGAACTTGATGGTGTAAACGATGCAGAGGAGTATCTTGCTACTAGAAAAGCTATGGATGTAGTTGGAATAAGTGAAACAGAACAG GATGCAATTTTCAGAGTTGTGGCTGCCATTCTCCATCTTGGAAATATTGAATTTTGCAAGGGAGAAGATGCTGATTCATCATCTCTAAAAGATGAACAGTCAAATTTTCATCTCCAAATGACATCAGAATTGCTCAT GTGTGATCCTCATTCCTTAGAAGATGCTTTGTGCAAGCGTATGATGGTCACCCCAGAAGAAGTTATCAAAAGAAGTCTTGATCCTCTTGGTGCCGCTGTTAGTAGGGATGGTTTAGCAAAGACAATATATTCTAGACTCTTTGATTG gttggtaaacaaaataaacatcTCTATCGGGCAAGATTCTCAGTCTAGGCGCTTGATCGGAGTCCTTGACATTTATGGTTTTGAGAGCTTTAAAACCAATAG TTTTGAACAGTTCTGTATTAACTACACGAATGAAAAGCTGCAACAACATTTCAACCAG CATGTATTCAAAATGGAACAAAGTGaatatgaaaaagaagaaatagaTTGGAGCTATGTGGAGTTCGTTGATAACAAAGATGTCGTGGATCTGATTGAAAAG AAGCCCGGTGGTATCATTGCTCTTCTAGATGAAACATg CATGCTACCCAAATCAACTCCTGAAACATTTTCTGAGAAGCTGTATCAAACATTCAAGAATCATAAGCGCTTCATTAAACCAAAACTGACTCGATCAGATTTTACTTTAGTTCATTATGCAGGGGAG gtTCAGTACCAGTCCGATCAGTTTTTAGACAAAAACAAAGACTATGTTGTTGCCGAGCATCAGGATTTGTTAAATGCTTCCAAATGTTCTTTTGTGTCAGGACTTTTTCCTCCTCTTCCTAAAGCGAGTAGCAAGTCTAAGTTTTCCTCCATTGGCGCTCGTTTCAAG CTACAATTGCAACAGCTGATGGAGACGCTGAATTTAACGGAACCGCACTACATCAGATGTGTTAAGCCAAACAATTTGTTGCAGCCAACAGTGTTTGACAATGCCAATGTCTTGCATCAGTTACGCTCTGGG GGTGTTCTTGAGGCCATCAGAGTGAAATGCGCTGGATATCCAACAAATAGGACTTTCATCGAATTCTTAAAACGGTTTATGATTCTTGCACCGGAGATTCTGAAAGGAGA GTATGAAGCAGATGTTGCATGCAAGTGGATTTTGGACAAAAAGGGGCTCACAGGTTTCCAA ATTGGAAAAAGTAAAGTTTTCCTGAGAGCTGGTCAGATGGCTGAGCTAGATGCACACAGAACGAAAGTCCTCGGTGAAGCAGCGAAGATGATTCAAGGGCAAGTTAGAACCCGTCTCACAAGAGAACGATATGTGCTCTTGCGGAGGGCTTCAGTTAATATACAAGCTAATTGGAGAG CAAACCTTGCACGAAAGATATCAAGGTACATGAGAAGGGAGGAAGCTGCcattaaaattcagaaaaactTACGTAGACAGATTGCAATTAAAGATTATGGGAATACCAAATCTTCGGCAGTCACGTTGCAAAGTGGAGTCCGGACAATGGTTGCACGCCATGAGTTCCATTATAAATTGAAGTCTAAGGCAGCGACTGTGATCCAG GCTTACTGGCGTGGTTACAGTGCTGTATCTGACTACAAGAAACTGAAAAAAGCTTCTCTTGTTTATCAAAGTAAACTCAGAGGAAGAATTGCTAGAAAACAGTTGGGACAGTCAAATCAG GCTGAGGAAAAGAAAGAGACAGAACATGAAAGAGATGTGGAACTTTCCAATCCAGCAAAAGAGGCAGTTGATAAGTCCTTTGAAAAGCATTCagatgaaagtgatgatgaagagatgagacaTGAAAGAGAGACAAAACATTCCATCCAAGCAGATGATGGCATTGAAAAGTCTTTTGTAAAGCATGCAGAGCATAGCGATGAGGAAGAAATAGGACAGACAAAACATTCCATCCAAGCAGACGATGCAATTGAAAAGTCCTTTGTAAAGCATTCagatgaaagtgatgatgaagaGATAGGACATGAACGAGAGAAAAAACATACCAACCAAGGAGATGATGGAATTGAAAAGTCCTTTGTAATGCATTCAGAGCATAGTAGTGATGAAGAGAAAGGACATGAACAACAGACAACACATACCATCCAAGGAGATGATGGAGTTGAAAAGTCCTTTGTAATGCATTCAGACCACAGTAGTGATGAAGAGAAAGGACATGAACGACAGAAAGAGCATACCATCCAAGCAGATGATGGAATTGAAAAGTCATTGATTCTGGATTCAAAGAACCCTTTCAGCAATTTTTCTGATGTAAGCCATATAACAAACCCTTTCCGTGATACAGAAGTTGAGTCCCTTACTGCCGAAGTTGAGATGTTGAAG GCCTTGTTGGTAGTTGAGAAACAGAGAGCTGACATTTCCGAAAGAAAGTGTGATGAAGCACGAGAACTTGGTGAGAGAAGACGCAAAAGATTAGAAGAAACAGAAAGAAGAGTTTACCAACTACAAGACTCCTTGAACAG TGTATTTCAGGTTGTTATATTCTATGTCGGACCAGTTCTCTCAACTGAAGTCCATCCTGAGATCTCCTTCTATGTCTTCAACGTTGGCTTCGGTGCCCGTTGTACGTGA